In a single window of the Dreissena polymorpha isolate Duluth1 unplaced genomic scaffold, UMN_Dpol_1.0 chrUn024, whole genome shotgun sequence genome:
- the LOC127863662 gene encoding uncharacterized protein LOC127863662, translated as MGHCCEQTNIGVPVGSIVGGVIGLIVLVSILVACCCIMKRQRARQGQVFSPANVQPVYGAPGSQMAYVQQPYQPHPIQTTNMLPGYGSASTQPMQSWQPPPYEEVNKGLKP; from the exons ATGGGACACTGCTGTGAACAAAC TAATATTGGAGTTCCGGTCGGCAGCATAGTAGGAGGCGTGATCGGTCTGATAGTGCTGGTGTCGATACTGGTTGCCTGCTGTTGTATCATGAAACGGCAGCGAGCCCGCCAGGGGCAGGTTTTTTCCCCAGCAA atGTCCAACCCGTTTACGGTGCCCCCGGTTCACAGATGGCATACGTACAGCAACCGTACCAGCCTCACCCTATTCAAACAACCAACATGCTGCCAGGTTACGGTTCAGCATCCACTCAACCGATGCAGTCATGGCAACCGCCACCATATGAGGAGGTGAACAAGGGTTTGAAGCCTTGA